Genomic DNA from Thermobifida alba:
CTGCGCCGTGTCGGGGAGCCCGCGGACATCGCCGACGCCGTGGTCTTCCTCGCCTCCCGCCAGGCCCGCTGGATCACCGGGCAGGTGCTGCAGGTCGCCGGAGGCCACGCCCTGTGACCCGGCCCGGGGTGTCGAGCGCCGCCCCGACGGGGACCGCACCCGCCGGGGCGGCGCTCAGCGGGCGTGCGGGCCGGGCTGCGCGGTGAGGCTGGTCCGCGCCACCAGACCCCTGTCGTCGAACTCGACGCCCAGCTCGAAGCCGGGGCCGGTGAGGACCAGCCCGCCGTCCGGGGTCGTCTGCTGTCCCAGGCCCCGCCGGGCGGCGTAGCCGGCCAGGGCACGCCGGTGGTCCGACAGCGGGAGTTCGGCGACGGCCTGCTGGATCACCCGCATGGTCCGCGCCGGTTCGGGGGCGGGCAGTGTGAACTCGGGGTGCTCGATGAGGCAGGCCACGCGGGTTCCCCCGCCCACCTCCCCGGTGTAGGAGGTCCACCGGCCGCCCAGGACCTTGGCGGCCTCGGTCAGCAGGAACGCGACCTGCGCCGGGTGCTGCGGGTTCCCGGGCAGTGCGGCGAAGGGAACCTCGGCGTTGGCCAGTTCGGGGATGCCGAGCCGCTCACCGTGCGCGCGGACCTCGGCGGAGAGCCGCGTCAGCTCCTCGGGGAAGCCGCTGGGGTTCGCCCAGGCCCACATCCACGACCCCGGCCCGGGGGCGGCGCTGCCCAGGAGGTGGAAGCGTTCACAGGTCAGCGTCCGCTCCCCGACGAAGTCGAACCGGGGGGCTTGCAGGTCGACGTGCCAGTTGTGCTCGCCGAGGACGTCGACGAGGTGGAGCTGGTGCTCCAGGGAGAACAGGGCGGCGTCGTCCAGCAGGTCGGTCAGTGCGGTGATCTTCGGCATGCCGGGATACTAGGGGACGGCGACGACACCCGCCGCCCGCCGCGGTGTTCCCCGGTCCCCCTCCGGTCCGGCCCGCCACGGCTGTGGCAAAAAGCCGCCGCTGCGCTCTTGATGCTGGTCACCACACCGAACACCGTCCAGGGGACGGCGGGGCCGAACGGCCCTCGCGGAGGCCGCCCCGTCCCGCGAGGTGACCGGTTCCGGCCACGGTCCGACCGGTCCGGCCCCACCCCGCCGCGTGTCCCGGTGCGCGGCGTCACGGACCGTCGCCCTCCGGAGGACTCGGGGGATGCTCCGGGGTCTCCAGCAGGTGCGGGGTGGCGTACACCCAGCGGCCCGCGGCCTCCTGGTAGAGGCCGGAGACGCCGGACCGGGTGAGCAGCAGGAAGCGTTCGGTGCCGTGGTCCTGGACCAGGTTGTCCAGGTGGCTTCGGAGGACGGCGAGGCCGCGAGCGGCCCGGCGTACAGGGTCACCGGCCCGGCGTACAGGGTCACGAGGTCGTCGTCCACGAGGGGTCGCCTTCCGGGGTCGTGCGGGTGTGCGGGGGTTCGGGGAAGGGGCGGACCGGGGCCGGGGAAGGAACTGCCCCGGCCCGCCCGCAGCAGACCGGTCGCCCGCGCCCCCTGAGCCGTGCGGGCGACCGGCGGTCGGTGCGGCTACGGGCGCGGCCGGGTCCGGTCGCGCCGGGGCAGTCCCGGTTTCGGCCGGGCGCGCAGGAGTCCGGCCGGTTCGGCGACGGTGGCGGTGCAGGCCAGCACGGTCAGGCCGGTGTACCGGAACCGCGGTGTGGGCACGGCGGTGGCCTCGGGCGCCCCGGCGGCATCGTGGAACTGGCAGATCTCGCAGTGGGGGCAGGGGCCGGTCCCTCACCGGGCCGCCGCCCGGCCGTCCTCGGCACAGGGGTGGCCGTCCCAGTGCACGACGGAGTAGACGCCCTCCTGCCAGGGGGCCAGGCGGCCCCACCGGCTGGCCAACCGGTCCACCAGGAACAGGCCGCGCCCGTGCTCGCGGGACGGGTCGTCGGGTTCGACGACGTGCGGGACCGAGTTCCAGCGGCGCGGGGCCAGGGTGCGCACCTCCGTCCACACGCCGCGCTCGGTCACGTTCACCCGCACCGTGAAAGACTCCCCCGGGTCGCCGGAGTGGGTGTGCCGGATGGCGTTGGTGGCGAGCTCGGACACGATCAGCTCGACCCGGCCGACCGCGTCCGAGGACGCGGTGGCCTGCGGGCACGACCGGATCGCCTCGACCACGAACCGGCGTGCGGCGGCCACACTCGCGGGAAGACCGGGAAAGGACGCGGAGACGACGGTCACCGGGCCACTGCCTTCCCGGGGTGGAGGACACGGGGGACACGGGGGCGGTTTCGGGGTGACCGCCACAATTCAGACAAAAGGCGGAGGGTAGCCTGGGACATGGATTCTTCACCTGCTCACTCAGGTCGAGGAGTCAAGGCCCTGGTTCGGCGTTGCAGCGCCGAATCGGGGCCGTTGTCGCTTCGTCAGAGGCGACAACTCAACACTCCAGTACCGAGTAACGTTTTTCTAGCCATAGCGCCGTTCTCTGAATATCTATGAAGACCTAGACTGAACAGCACTAGCTCGGTTCTAAGGAGTCGTAGAACTGTGGTGAAGCACCCCCCGGCATGGTCTCGCTTCGGTGCCGAGGTACGTCGGTTACGCCTCCAAGCAGGGTATTCACAGACCCAACTCGCCAAGGCGATACCACTCAGCCAGAGTATGCTCAGTGGTATCGAACTAGGCCACAAAGGCTCCAAAAGGGATCATGCGGAAGCTCTCGACCGGGCCTTCAACACCGACGGCAGGCTTGTCCGCCTCTGGGATTCGTTGAACTCCACACCATCCCACCCCGACTGGTTCCAGGAAGTGCTCAAACTAGAGCGCAAAGCGGTAGAAATCCGGCAATATCAGCCAATCGTGATGCCTGGATTGTTGCAGACTGAGGACTACGCTCGGGCTTTGATTCGTCCCGCCCAGCCGTGGGCGAATGCCGCCAAGGTTGAGGAACTCGTCCACGCCCGCATGGGTAGACGCGAAATCCTGACCGTCCCGGACCGTCCGCTTAGTTGGTTCGTCGTGGACCAAGTCGTCATCGACCGCGTCATTGAGAGTCCTGCGGTGATGAAGGAGCAACTGACGTACCTGCTGAGCCTGATCGAGGACTCCGTAATCCGGTTCCAGGTCGTATCACAGGAGACACCAGTACATCCTGGTTCATCCGGGGCAATCAGGATCATGACCTTCGACGACCGTCCCACAATGGTCTACACAGACCATGCCTTGGGAGGTCATCTCTCGGCTCAGACCGAGGAGGTCCGATACTGCTCGGCGATATTCTCGGCACTACAGTCCGAAGCGCTGTCCCCCAGCGACTCTGCGGACTACATCCGCAGCAGAAAGGACCAACTATGAGCACTGGCTACACGGATCACAACAGGCTCCGGTGGCACAAGTCCAGCTACAGCGGCGGTAACGGCGGCGACTGCGTCGAGGTCGCCGTCTCCTGGCACAAGTCCAGCTACAGCGACGGTGGCGGCGGTAACTGCGTCGAGGTGGCCGAGACTCCCGAGGCCGTCCTGATCCGCGACACCAAGCACCGCGACCTCGGACACCTCCACTTCTCCCCCACCGAATGGGCCACCTTCCTCGCCAACCTCAAACACGACCACCTGTAACCCCGACACCCGATCCCCCTTGGCACGGGGGCCATGATCGGCATCGAGCATGGCACCCGTGCCAGGGCCGGCAGGAATGTGCCGCTGCCCCACGGAGAAACCCCATGCCATCCCCCGCCCGCTCCGCCGTTCCGCTCGCCCTGTCCCTGTCCGCGCTGCTGGCGCTCACCGGCTGCGCGTCCCTGTTCGGCCCCGGCCTGGAGGAGCTGCTGCTGCCCCGCAACGCCTTCTCCGGCTACACGGTGCACAGCGTCGACGCCGACGAGGTCCGGCAGGGGCCGTCCTCGCCGTCGTTCACGGAGATCGAACCGCGGGAGTGCGCCGACACCCTCGCCGAGGCGCGGCCCGACCTGCTGCCGGAGGGGGTCGAGGCGGTCGCGGCGCAGCAGGCCACCCCGAACCGGCGCGGCACCCCGGAGACCGTGTACCACTACACGCTGGCCACCGGCGACCTGTCGGGCACCCCCACCCCCGAGTCGGTGAAGCGGCTGCTGACCGACTGCTTCACCTTCACTGGACGCATCGAGGACGAACCGGTGACGGGGGCCTTCCAGAGCCTGCCCAGCGACGCTCTGCCCGAGGGCGGCGACGGCGTCCTCGTGACGTCCACGCCCGCGGGCGGCGGCCCGTCGGTGGAGGTGCGGATGGCCTGGGGCCGGGTGTCAGAGGTCCACTTCCTGCTGGTGGCGGTCACCCTCGGCGCGGACTCCTCCCCGCTGTCCCCGGAGGACCTCACCGCCGAGTGCCTCATGGAGGACCCCGCTGCCACCCCGCACATCGACGAGCTCATGGAGTGCACGGACCGCATGCGGGACCAGGCGGTCGAGGACGCGGCCGCCGAGCGCGCCGACCGCTTCGACGCGCTCCTGGCCAAGGCCGTGGACCGGTTGGCGGAGCGGGCCTGAGGCCCCGCGCGGCACGCGGCCCCGACTCCGGGCACCCGAGCACCGGGGCCGGTCTCAGCCCAGCTGGTCGAGGTGGCGGATGGCGCGGGTGCTGCCGGACTGGGCGGCGCGCCGCCACCAGTACTGGGCGCCGCCCACGTCGCCGCGGCCCTGCAGCAGACTGCCGAGGTTGGCCATCGCGTCGATGTCGCCCGCCTCGGCGGCCCGCCGGTACCACTGCTCCGCGCCGAAGGTGTCGCGGCGGTTCTCCAGCAGCACCCCCAGGTTGACCATCGCGTCGATGTTGCCGGACTCGGCGGCGCGCCGGTACCACTGCTCCGCGCCGAGGATGTCGCCGCGCTGCTCCAGCAGGTTGCCGAGCAGGGCCATGGCGCGGATGTTGCCGCCCTCGGCGGCGCGCCGCCACCAGGTCTCGGCCTCGGCCGCGTCGCCCCTGCCGTAGAGCAGGTTGCCGAGGGTGTGCATGGAGGCGACGTGGCCCGCCTCTGCCGCGCGGCGGTGCCAGGTCTCGGCCTCGGCCGTCTCCCCGCGGTCCTTGAGCAGGTCGCCGAGGTTGACCATGGCGTCGGGGTCGCCGGCTTCGGCGGCGCGCCGGTACCACTGCTCGGCCTCGGCCGTGTCGCCGCGCTCCCGGGAGAGGAGGGCGAGGTTGAACATGGAGTCGATGTGGCCCGCCTCGGCCGCGCGGCGGTACCAGGACTCGGCTCCGGCGACATCGCCCTGCTCGCGGTGGCGCAGGCCGAGCGTGAACATGGTCTGCGGGTCGCCCGCGGGCGGTGGGGAGCCGTAGGAGGGGGGCGGCGCGGGCGGGTACGGGCCGGGGGCCGCGTACCCGGTGGGGTGGGGCGGCGGCGCCTGCGGCGGATAGGGGCCCGGGGCGGGATAGCCGGTGGGGTGGGGCGGCGGACCCTGCGGCGGATACGGCCCGGGCGCGGCGTACCCGGTGGCGTGGGCCGGCGGGGGTCCGGACGGGTACTGGCCGGTGGCATACGGCGGCGGGGCCGGGGCGGACGGCGGCGGGGGCGTCTGCGGGGCGGCGGGCACGGGCCGCTCGGTGTGGACGGGCGACGCGGCGGGGGACGGGGCGAGGGGGGCCGCCCCGCCCTGCGGGCCGGCCCCGGCGGCGCGGCGGATCAGTTCTCCCAGCTCGTCGCTGGCGGGCCGCTCCGCGGGCTCCTTGGCCAGCATCCGGGCGACGAGGTCGGCCAGTTCGGCGGGGATGTCGGGCCGGGCCTCCAGGACGGGCGGCGGGGGCTGGGTGAGGTGCTGGGCCATCAGCGCGGGCAGGGTGCCGCTGAAGGGCACCCTGCCGGTCAGCATCGTGTGCAGGACCGCGCCGAACGCGTAGACGTCGCTGCTCGCGTCGACCTCCTCGCCCTTCCACTGCTCGGGCGGCATGAACGCCGGGGTGCCCAGCGCGGTTCCCACGGCGGTGAGCTGGCTGGTCGCGTCCGCGATGTGGGCGATGCCGAAGTCGCAGATCTTGACGTGCCCGGTGTCGAGCAGGAACAGGTTGCCGGGTTTGAGGTCGCGGTGCACCACCCGGTGGGCGTGCGCGGCCCGCAGCGCCTCGGCGGCCTGCACGGAGACCGACACCAGCAGGTCCAGCGGCAGTCCTTCGGGGTGGTCGGCCAGCACCGCGCCCAGGTCGCGGCCGCGCAGCAGCTCCATGACGAGGAACAGCTGCCCGTCGTGGCGGCCGAAGTCGTGCACGGCGGTGATGCCGGGGTGCTGGATGCCGGCGGCGATGCGCGCCTCCCGCTGGAAGCGGCGGATCAGGACGTCGTCGCCGCCTCCCCCGACGATGACCTTGACGGCGACCTCGCGTTCCAGATGCGGGTCGAAGGCCCGCCACACCTCGCCCATTCCGCCCCGTCCCAGCCGTTCCTCCAGCCGGTACCGGCCCGCCAGCACCATTTCGGACTGCACCCGCGACTCCCTTGGACAACCGCCGCCGTTTTCCTTACTTCTTTACCGCAGTGTGCCGGTTGCTCCGGTGACCGGATCCCGCCCCGGCACGGGGGTTGTGCGGTCCTTCCAGTGTCGGTGCCGGTCACAGCGGGGCGGTAGGGTCGCCGCCATGACCGGACCGGTACTGCGGGCGAGAGAGTGGTGCGGGCGCACCTGGGACGACCCGTCGGAGGAGACCCTGCACGCCCTGCTGGCCGACCTGAACCTGGCCCACCGGTTCGTGGTCGTCGAGCGGCTGGGCCGGCGTCCCCGCGGCCACCACTCCATGCGGGTCCACCTCAACGACGACCTGAGCTACCGGGTGGAGTACCGCGAGGGCGGCGCGGACCGGCACTTCTGGGCGCACGTGCCGCGCCCGCCCGAGATGCTCGCCCCCCCAGCCCGTCGCCGGGATCCTGGCGGACTGGGCGGCGGGGCGGCCGGGGTGGCGCGGGGCCCTGCCGCGGCGGCCGTGGTCGGCGGAGGACGACCCGGACCGGGCGCCCGGGGAGTCGTGCCCCCTCAAGCGCGGGGGGTGAAGGCCCGCAGCACCGCGTCGACCAGGGCGTCGGTGTAGTCGGGGGTGAGCGGCCCCTCGTGCAGCAGCCAGCGCCGGTACAGGGGGGCGTAGAGCAGGTCGAGGAGTAGGCCGAGGTCGGCGTCGGCGGCGATCTGCCCGGCGCGCTGGGCGCTGCGCAGCCGTTCCCGGGTGGCCTCCTCCACCGGTTCGGCGACCTGCCGGCGGTAGGCGGCGGCCAGTTCGGGGTCGGCGGCGACCTCGTTGTTGAGGGCGCGCAGGGGGGCTTCGAATGCGGGGGTGGCGAACTCGGCGGCGGTGGCGCGCATGAGGGTCTTGAGGTCGGCCTCGATGTCGCCGGTGTCGGGCAGCGTGATGTCGCCCTCCGCGGTCTGGCTGAGTGCCAGCACCGCGTCGAGCAGGAGCGCGCCCTTGGACGGCCACCAGCGGTAGATGGTCTGCTTACCCACTCCGGCGCGGGCGGCGACGGCCTCGATCGTCAGTCTCGGATAGCCGGTCTCGGCGACGAGTGCGCGGGCCGCGTCGAGGATCGCGCGGCGGGAGCGTTCGCTGCGGCGTCGGGGGTCGGGGTTCCTGGGCGGTGTCACCCCCACAGAATAGACGAGACGTTCCGTCTTGACAGGAGGGCGGCCGAGGAGCACCCTGGACACTGAACGAAACGATACGTCTCGTCTTGTCTGCGGGGCGGCAACTACCGAGGAGGGCGCCATGACCGCGCACACGTCCCCGTCCCGCGTCTGGTTCGTCACCGGAGCCTCCCGCGGCCTGGGCCGGGTCGTCGCCGAGGCCGCCCTGGAGCGCGGCGACCGCGTGGTGGGCACGGCCCGCGACACCGCCCCGCTCGCCGGCCTGGCCGAGCAGTACGGGGGCCGCCTGCTGGCCCTGCCCCTGGACGTGACCGACCGCGCCGCGGTGTTCTCCGCGGTGCGGCAGGCCGTCGACGCGTTCGGCCGCCTGGACGTCGTGGTCAACAACGCGGGCCGGTTCCTGCTCGGCATGGTGGAGGAGACCACCGAACAGCAGGCCCGCGACCACCTGGACGTCAACCTCTTCGGCGCGCTGTGGGTGCTCCAGGCCGTCCTGCCGCACCTGCGCGCCCAGGGGTCGGGCCACATCCTCCAGGTCACGACGATGGCCCCGTTCGGCGGGTTCGCCTCGGTGGGCCTGTACGGCGCGGGCAAGGCCGCGCTCGACTCGGTGGGCGCCGCCCTGGCCATGGAGGTGGAGCCCTTCGGGATCAGGGTCACGATGGTGCAGCCCCGCGGCTACGCGACCGAACTGTTCACCCGGGGCGCCACCCTCGCCGCGGAGAGGCCGGAGTACGCGCCGCTGCGCGCCCGCCTCGCCGCGATGTGGAGCGGGGTCGAGGACGCCGACCCCGCCAAGGCCGCCCCGGCGCTGCTGGAGCTGGTGGACATGGCCGATCCGCCCCGGCGGCTGGTCCTCGGCGGTGAGGCCAACACCCGGGTGCGGCAGATGCTGCTGGCCCTGGCCGCGGAGCACGCGCGCACCGAGGAGCTGAGCGGCCGGGCCGGCTGACCGCGGCCCCGGCCGCACCCGCGCTTGCGTGCGTGGCCGGTTGCGGCCACGCGCGGAAAGCGCGTCCGCTCCTAGGCTGGAGGCCCACCGGTTCCCCGACGACGGGAGGAGGCCCCCGTGGCAGTGACCCGCGGACTCCTGTGGTGCGGCGCGGCCGCCGGTCCGCTGTTCGTCGCGGTGTTCACCGTCTCGGGTGCGCTGCGTCCCGGCTACGACCCGCTGCGCCACCCGGTCAGCTCCCTGGCGCTGACCCCGGCGGGCTGGACCCAGGTGGCGAACTTCCTGGTCACCGGAGCGCTGCTGACGGCCTTCGCGGTCGGGGTGCGCCGGGCGCTGGGCGGGCGCGCCGGGATCCTTCCGTGGCTGCTGGGCGCCTGCGGGGTCGGGCTGGTCGGGGCGGGGCTGTTTCCCACCGACCCGGTGAGCGGCTATCCGCCGGGCAGTCCCGACGCGCTGGTCTACACCCCGCTCGGCGCGGCCCACGACGGCCTGTCGATGCTGTTCTTCCTCGGCCTGCCGCTGGCCTGCCTCGCCTTCGCGCTCCGGTCCGCGCGCGGCGGGCGGTGGCCGGCGGCGGTCTGCAGCGGGCTCGGCGCGGCCGTCTTCGTCCTCTTCTTCCTGCTGGCCAGTCTCGGCTTCGCCCAGCAGCCCGGCCTGGTCGAGGTGGGCGGCCTCTACCAGCGGCTGTCGGTCGGCACGGGGCTGGCGTGGACCACCGCGGTCGCCCTGGTGCTGCTGCGCGACACCGCCCGCAGCACCGCCGCCCCCGGCGAACGGCTGACCTCCCCCGGTTGACAGCGGCGCCGCCACCCCCTGTAATTGCTCCCTGTGTCGCGTGCCGCCGACCAGGTGGACGGCGGCGGCATGGAGGCACCGTCACATCCGGGGAGCCAGTCGTGAGTCCACAGACGCCCCTCATCTGATCCGGCCGCCGCGGCCGCCTCTGCCGTTGCCGCGCCCGACGCCGTCGTGTTCCCGTTGTCCGTGGCCGTTTCCGGCCATCGCGGACCATCACCGACCCGCTATTCGGAACTATTCTCCGATATATCGCTTCACGGGTCTTCTGTCGTCACGCGCTCCACCGTGCCGCCGCTCTCGCCGGTCGGGCCACGGCCCCGCGCGTGTCCTCGCCGTCACCGTTTCCCAGGACCTTCGAGGAGTCCGGTTTGTCCACCTCACAGACCCCGAACCCGTTCGACCGCCCCGAGCCGTACGTCAGCGACTTCAACCGCCCGGTCGTCGAGGAGTTCCGCGCCAACGGCGGACGCGTCGGCGGCCCCTTCGAGGGCAGCGACCTGCTGCTGCTCACCACGACGGGCGCCCGCTCCGGCCGCGAGCAGACCAGCCCGCTGGGCTTCCTCCGCGACGGCGAACGGCTGCTGGTCGTCGCCTCCGCGGCCGGCGCGCCCCGCCACCCCGCCTGGTACCACAACCTGCTCGCCCACCCCCTGGTGACCGTCGAGGTCGGCACCGAGACCTTCGAGGCGGTCGCGGTCCCCCTGGAGGGCGCCGCACGCGACCGGGCGTTCGCCGAGATCGTCCGCCGGTTCCCCCGCTACGGCGACTACCAGGCCAAGACCGACCGCACCATCCCGGTGGTGGCGCTGGAACGCTCCCCTGTCGAGCCGTCGTCCGGCGAAGCCGCCACCCTCGCCGACAAACTGGTCGAGGTCCACACCTGGCTGCGCGGCCAACTCGACCGGGTGCGCGCCGAGACCGACGCCTACCTCCGCGCCCACGCCGACGCGCCCCGGCGTCCCCCGGCGGGGCTGAACCTGCAGATCCGCCAGCACTGCCTGGCCTTCTGCGAGTCCCTGCACCTCCACCACACCTTCGAGGACGCCGGGCTGCTGCCCGCCCTGGAACAGCAGTACCCGCACCTGCGGGAGACCGTGGCACGGCTGCGCGAGGAGCACCGCACGGTGGAGCGGCTGCGCGCCGCACTCGTCGACCTGCTGGCCGAGGTGTCCACCGCCGACCCCGACCGGTTCCGCGCCGACCTCGACCGGATCACCCGGGAGCTGACGGCCCACCTCGACCACGAGGAACGGGAGCTGCTGCCCGTCCTGGCCGCCGTCCCGTTCCCGCCCGGCGGCGCGGACTGAGCCGGCACGGGACCGCGGAGCCCCGGAGCCGTGTCGGCGGTCCGGCCGACCGGCCCCGGGGCGGCGGCCGGTGCGCGGGGTGCGTCTCCACCGCAGCAAAACACCCTCCTCGCCGTCACCGGGATGCTCTGCGCCGCCGGAGGAAGTCCCTCCGTTCCACCGCCCGCCACCCCTCCGCCGCCTCGGCCCCGGGGGCGGGGCGGCCGCCCCTGCCGCGGTCACGCTCCCACCGGAGCGGACCGACCGCTGCTCCACGCCGCGATCAGGGCGTCGACGTCCCGGACGCAGCCGCCGCAGCCGGTGGTGGCCCGGGTGGCGGCGGCGATGTCCCGCCTGCTGCGGGCACCGTCCAGCCACGCGCTCTCCAGCCGGGCGCGGCTGACCGCGTTGCACCGGCACACCAGGACCGCACCCGGCTCCGCGGCCGAAGCGCCGACCGCCACGCCTCCCACCAGCAGGGCCAGCGGGTCCGCGGGCACCGCGGCTCCGCGGTCGTAGAGCTGGCCGATCGTGGCCGCCGAGTCGGGAAAGCCCAGCAGGATCGCGCCGACCACGCGGCCGTCGCGCACCGACAGCTTCGCGTAGCGGCCGCCGTGGGCGTCGTCGACGGTGACGGTCTCGGCGTCCTCGGCGTCGGGAGCGCCGAAGGAGACCAGGTCGATGCCGTCCACCTTGAGCCGGGTGGCCGGACGCGCCCCGGTGTAGCGGGCCTGCGGAGCCGCACCGGTGAGCAGGTCGGCCAGGACCGCCGCCTGCTCGTAGCCGGGCTGCACCAGCCCGCCTCCCCCGCCCGCGTGCTGGGCGCAGTCGCCGATGGCGTGGACGCGCGGATCGGAGGTGGTCAGCGAGTCGTCCACGACGATCCCGCGGTCCACCTGCAGGCCCGCCCCGACCGCCAGCTCGGTGCGCGGACGCACCCCGGCGGCGACGACGAGGACCTCCCCGGCCAGGACACGGCCGTCGTCGAGCTCCAATCCGGTTGCGGGGATCCAGCGCGCCGCCGTCGTCCAGGAGTGGACGGCCACGCCCAGCCGCGCGTAGCGGCCCTCCAGCACGCGGGCGGCCCTCCGGTCCAGTTGGCGGGGCATCAGCCAGGCGGCGGACTCCACCAGGTGCACGCACGCGCCCCGCCGGCCCAGCGCGCGTGCGGCCTCCAGGCCGAGCACACCGCCGCCCAGGACGACCACGGGCGTCCCCGGACGCGTCAGGGCGGTCAGGCGTCGGCAGTCGGCCAGGTCACGAAGGGCGACCACCCCTTCGGCGGGCCCGGCCGCGGTGGCGGCGCCGGGCAGCGGCGGCACCACCGCGCGCGCCCCGGTGGCCAGCACCAGCTCGTCGTAGTGCAGGGTGCTCCCGTCGTCCAGGGCGACGGTGCGGGCGGCCGTGTCGACCGCGGTGGCAGCGGTCCCAGTGCGCAGGGCAAGACCGGGCAGGACGGTTTCCGGCAGCGCGAGGTCGGCCTCGCCGAGTCGGCCGCTGAGGACCTCGGGCAGCAGGACGCGGTTGTAGGGCCCCTCTGGTTCTGCGCCCACCACGGTCAGGCGCAGCCGCTCGCCGGCGGGGTCGCGGCGGGCGACCTCGTCGACGAAGCGGGCCCCCACCATGCCGTGACCGATGACGACGACGTGCCTGGACTGGTGGCTCACCGCTCCTCTCCTCCTCGGCGGTCCGTGTACGGTCGCAGCCGCACCGCGCTGACCTTGAACTCGGGCATGCGGCTGGTCGGGTCCAAAGCGGGATTGGTCAGGTTGTTGGCGGCCTGCTCGCCCGGGTAGTGGAACGGCAGGAACACGGTGTCCAGCCGGGCACCGGGACACGTCCGCACCCGCGCCACGGTGGTGCCGCGCCGGGACTCCACGACGGCCCGCTCCCCGTCGGCCAGACCGCAGCGGGCAGCGGTGTCGGGGTGCACCTCCACGTAGACCTCGGGTTCGGCGGCGGCGAGTTCGCCGATGCGGCGGGTCTGGGCACCCGACTGGTAGTGGCCCATGAGCCGGCCGGTGGTGGCCAGCAGCGGATAGTCGCCGTCGGCCTGCTCGGCGGACGGGCGGTACTCCACGGGCGTGAACCGGGCGCGCCCGTCGGGATGGGCGAAGCTGTCCAGGAACAGGCGCGGGGTGGGCGTCCCGTCCTCGGGGACCGGCCAGTACAGGGCTTCTCCCCCCGCCAACCGCTCCGGGGTGACACCGGAGTAGTCGGCGGCTCCCCCGGCGGAGGCGGCGCGCAGCTCGGCCAGTACCGCGTCGGGGTCGGTGGGGAAGCCCTCGGCGTCCTGCCCCAGCCGCACCGCCAGGCCGTGCAGCACCTCCAGGTCGGTGCGCACCCCCTGCGGGGGTGCCACGGCCCGGCGGCGGCGCAGCACGCGCCCCTCCAGGTTGGTCATGGTGCCGTTCTCCTCCGCCCATTGGGCCACGGGCAGGACCACGTCGGCCAGGGCCGCCGTCTCCGACAGCACGAAGTCGGCCACGACCAGCAGGTCCAGGGCGGCCATGCGGTCGCGCACCCGGGTGGCGTGGGGGGCGGAGACCACCGGGTTGGAACCGAACAGCAGCAGGGCGCGCGGCCCGCCGTCGGCGCCCAGCGCGTCCAGCAGCTCGAAGGCGCTGCGCCCGGGACCGGGCAGGCCGTCGGGGTGCACCCCCCACACGGCGGCGACGTGCGCGCGGGCCGCCGCGTCGTCGATGCGACGGTAGCCGGGCAGCTGGTCGGCCTTCTGGCCGTGCTCGCGGCCGCCCTGTCCGTTGCCCTGGCCGGTGATGCAGCCGTATCCGGAGCCGACCCGTCCGGGGAGGCCCAGCGC
This window encodes:
- a CDS encoding serine/threonine-protein kinase; protein product: MQSEMVLAGRYRLEERLGRGGMGEVWRAFDPHLEREVAVKVIVGGGGDDVLIRRFQREARIAAGIQHPGITAVHDFGRHDGQLFLVMELLRGRDLGAVLADHPEGLPLDLLVSVSVQAAEALRAAHAHRVVHRDLKPGNLFLLDTGHVKICDFGIAHIADATSQLTAVGTALGTPAFMPPEQWKGEEVDASSDVYAFGAVLHTMLTGRVPFSGTLPALMAQHLTQPPPPVLEARPDIPAELADLVARMLAKEPAERPASDELGELIRRAAGAGPQGGAAPLAPSPAASPVHTERPVPAAPQTPPPPSAPAPPPYATGQYPSGPPPAHATGYAAPGPYPPQGPPPHPTGYPAPGPYPPQAPPPHPTGYAAPGPYPPAPPPSYGSPPPAGDPQTMFTLGLRHREQGDVAGAESWYRRAAEAGHIDSMFNLALLSRERGDTAEAEQWYRRAAEAGDPDAMVNLGDLLKDRGETAEAETWHRRAAEAGHVASMHTLGNLLYGRGDAAEAETWWRRAAEGGNIRAMALLGNLLEQRGDILGAEQWYRRAAESGNIDAMVNLGVLLENRRDTFGAEQWYRRAAEAGDIDAMANLGSLLQGRGDVGGAQYWWRRAAQSGSTRAIRHLDQLG
- a CDS encoding DUF998 domain-containing protein: MAVTRGLLWCGAAAGPLFVAVFTVSGALRPGYDPLRHPVSSLALTPAGWTQVANFLVTGALLTAFAVGVRRALGGRAGILPWLLGACGVGLVGAGLFPTDPVSGYPPGSPDALVYTPLGAAHDGLSMLFFLGLPLACLAFALRSARGGRWPAAVCSGLGAAVFVLFFLLASLGFAQQPGLVEVGGLYQRLSVGTGLAWTTAVALVLLRDTARSTAAPGERLTSPG
- a CDS encoding DUF6882 domain-containing protein, translated to MPKITALTDLLDDAALFSLEHQLHLVDVLGEHNWHVDLQAPRFDFVGERTLTCERFHLLGSAAPGPGSWMWAWANPSGFPEELTRLSAEVRAHGERLGIPELANAEVPFAALPGNPQHPAQVAFLLTEAAKVLGGRWTSYTGEVGGGTRVACLIEHPEFTLPAPEPARTMRVIQQAVAELPLSDHRRALAGYAARRGLGQQTTPDGGLVLTGPGFELGVEFDDRGLVARTSLTAQPGPHAR
- a CDS encoding ATP-binding protein; amino-acid sequence: MTVVSASFPGLPASVAAARRFVVEAIRSCPQATASSDAVGRVELIVSELATNAIRHTHSGDPGESFTVRVNVTERGVWTEVRTLAPRRWNSVPHVVEPDDPSREHGRGLFLVDRLASRWGRLAPWQEGVYSVVHWDGHPCAEDGRAAAR
- a CDS encoding helix-turn-helix domain-containing protein, which translates into the protein MKHPPAWSRFGAEVRRLRLQAGYSQTQLAKAIPLSQSMLSGIELGHKGSKRDHAEALDRAFNTDGRLVRLWDSLNSTPSHPDWFQEVLKLERKAVEIRQYQPIVMPGLLQTEDYARALIRPAQPWANAAKVEELVHARMGRREILTVPDRPLSWFVVDQVVIDRVIESPAVMKEQLTYLLSLIEDSVIRFQVVSQETPVHPGSSGAIRIMTFDDRPTMVYTDHALGGHLSAQTEEVRYCSAIFSALQSEALSPSDSADYIRSRKDQL
- a CDS encoding SDR family NAD(P)-dependent oxidoreductase, with the protein product MTAHTSPSRVWFVTGASRGLGRVVAEAALERGDRVVGTARDTAPLAGLAEQYGGRLLALPLDVTDRAAVFSAVRQAVDAFGRLDVVVNNAGRFLLGMVEETTEQQARDHLDVNLFGALWVLQAVLPHLRAQGSGHILQVTTMAPFGGFASVGLYGAGKAALDSVGAALAMEVEPFGIRVTMVQPRGYATELFTRGATLAAERPEYAPLRARLAAMWSGVEDADPAKAAPALLELVDMADPPRRLVLGGEANTRVRQMLLALAAEHARTEELSGRAG
- a CDS encoding TetR/AcrR family transcriptional regulator, which gives rise to MTPPRNPDPRRRSERSRRAILDAARALVAETGYPRLTIEAVAARAGVGKQTIYRWWPSKGALLLDAVLALSQTAEGDITLPDTGDIEADLKTLMRATAAEFATPAFEAPLRALNNEVAADPELAAAYRRQVAEPVEEATRERLRSAQRAGQIAADADLGLLLDLLYAPLYRRWLLHEGPLTPDYTDALVDAVLRAFTPRA
- a CDS encoding DUF397 domain-containing protein, whose protein sequence is MSTGYTDHNRLRWHKSSYSGGNGGDCVEVAVSWHKSSYSDGGGGNCVEVAETPEAVLIRDTKHRDLGHLHFSPTEWATFLANLKHDHL